GCGACTTCCCTGCCGTGAAAGGCGTGTCCTACCTGTCGGTCCACCTGCGTTTCGGCACCATTTCCATCCGCGAACTGGTCCGTACCGCGCTCGCGCAACAAGCCGATGTCTGGCTCAGCGAGCTGATCTGGCGCGATTTCTATTTCATGATCCTCGACCGCTTTCCGCACGTCGTCGGCCACGCCTTCAAGCCAGCCTACGATGCCATCACCTGGGCCGACTGGCCGGCCGGCTTCGCCGCCTGGTGCGAAGGCCGGACCGGTTATCCGCTGGTCGATGCGGCGATGCGTCAGCTCAATTACAGCGGCTGGATGCATAACCGGCTGCGCATGGTCGTCGCCTCGTTTCTGAGCAAGGATCTCGGCCTCGACTGGCGGCTCGGCGAGCGCTACTTTGCCGAAAAGCTCAACGACTTCGATCTCTCGGCCAACAACGGCGGCTGGCAGTGGGCGGCGTCGAGCGGTTGCGACGCGCAGCCTTACTTCCGCATTTTCAATCCGGTCACCCAGTCGGAGAAATTCGACCCGGACGGCAAGTTCATCCGCCGCTATGTGCCGGAACTCGCCGCCGTCAGCAACAAGTACATCCACGCGCCGTGGCTGATGGGGCGGCTCGAGCAGGAAAGCCTGGGCGTGGTGATCGGGCGCGACTACCCGGCGCCTGTCGTCGATCACGCCCGGGCCAGGGAACAAACCCTGGCCCGTTACGCGATCGTCAAAACGTCGGTTTAAGCCTTGCCGGCGCCGACGTAGCCGGCGATCAGGCCGAGCAGTTCGTCTTCGTCGTAGGGCTTGCCAAGATAGTTGTTGGCGCCGATCGACTCGGCGTAATTGCGGTGCTTGTCGGCAGTCCGCGAGGTGATCATGATCACCGGCAGCTGCTTCAGGCGGTCGTCGGCGCGGATGTTGCGCAGCAGGTCGAAACCGTCCATGCGCGGCATCTCGATGTCGGACAGGATGACGTCCGGCAGCACGTCGATCAGTTGCTCAAGCGCATCGACGCCGTCCTTGGCGAGGACCACCTGGTAGCCTTCGCGATTGAGCAGGCGGCTGGTGATCTTGCGCACGGTCAGCGAATCGTCGACCACCATGATGGTCGGCACGCGCTTGGCACCGGCTTCCGGCTCGGCCGCGACCGGCACGGTCGAAGGAGCGCTGCTGGCAGTGACCAGACGGCTGGCCAGCGCCACCGGATTGAGGATCAGCACGACCTGGCCATCGGCCAGCACCGTCGCACCGGCAATACCGACAACCCGAGCAAGCTGGCTGCCGATGTTCTTGACGACGACTTCCTGGTTGCCCTTCATTTCGTCAATCAGCACGGCCACGCGCTGCGTACCGGAACGCAGCAACAGCACCCAGTAGCGGCGATGCGCTTCCGGCACCGCATCGGCATTGCCGAGCAGGTGCGACAGGTAATGCAGCGGATAACGGTTGCCCTGCCATTCGGCAGCGCCCTTGTCGCGCAGGATGGCGAGCGCCTTGTCCTTGAGTTCCAGCACCTGTTCGATCATCGTCGACGGCACCGCATATTGCTGGGCGCCGGCGCGAACCAGCAGGGTTTGCGTCACGGCCAGCGTCAGCGGCAGGTAAAGGCGGAAAGTCGTCCCGACGCCCGGCTGCGAGGAAATTTCAATCCGCCCGCCGAGTTCGCCGACTTCTGTCTTGACCACGTCCATGCCAACGCCGCGCCCGGAAACCTGGGTCAGTTCTTCGGCGGTCGAGAAACCGGGCTGGAAGATGAAATCGTACAAAGTTGCGTCGTCGACCGTCTGGCCGGGCTGGAGCAGGCCGAGCGCCTCGGCGCGGGCACGGATGCGTGCGGCATCCAGACCCTTGCCGTCATCGGCCATGGTCAGGATGATTTCATTGCCTTCCTGGGCCAGCGCAACGGTGATTTCACCGACGTCGGACTTGCCGGCGGCCTGGCGTGCTTCGAGCGACTCGACGCCGTGCGTCACGGCGTTGCGCAGCATGTGTTCGAGCGGCGCCAGCATCTTGTCGAGCACCGAGCGGTCCATTTCAACCTGACCGCCGACGATGTCGAGATTGGCGCGCTTGCCGACGTCCTTCGCGGTCTGCCGCACGATGCGGTAGAGACGCTCGGTCTGGCTGGCGAACGGAATCATGCGCACGCCCATCAGTTCCTGTTGCAGGCTGCGGTTCAGACGTGACTGGGCAAGGATCGCGGCGTTGGCGTCATCGAGGTTCTTGAGCAGATTCTGCTGCACGGTCGCGACGTCGTTGACCGACTCGGCCATGAAGCGGGTCAGTTCCTGGAAGCGCGTGAAGCGGTCGAGTTCGAGCGGGTCGAACTGGGCCTCGCCTTCCGGCGTGCTGGCAACGCGCGCCTGGATCTGGCCTTCGGCCTGGATTTCGATCTCGCGCAACTGGCGACGCAGGCGAATGACGTTTTCGGTCAGTTCGAGCAGCGAGCCCTTCAGGCTGCGCATTTCGCCTTCGATCCGGGCGCGGGCGATCGACAATTCGCCGGCTTCGTTGACCAGGCGGTCAATCAGGTCGGCGCGCACGCGCAACGTGGCACGCTGGCCATGCTCATGCTCGGCGTCGGTCTCGGCGGCCGGCGCATGCACGGCGGCCGGGTGCTGAACGATATCCGCCGTCGCGGTCGACGTCTCGGCAGCGGCAATTTCTTCCGGCGGACCGGAACGCAGCAACTCGACGGCCTGTTCCAGCGTGTCGCAGCCGTTCTCGATTTCATCGATGAAAGCCGATGACGGCTGGCCGGAACGCAGCAGATCCTGGAAGCGCGTTTCCAGCAGGTGGGTCAATTCGCCAAGATTCATCGCGCCGGCCATCCGCGCGTTGCCCTTGAAGGTGTGGAGCAGGCGGGCAATCGCATGCGGCGGTGCTTCGGCGGCCGGTTCGGCACGCCAGGCACGCAGCTGGCTGGTCAGGTCGCGCAGTTGGTCGGCCGCCTCTTCGAGGAAGATGGGGAGCAATTGCTCGTCCAGCTCGTCGGTGAGTTGCGGCAGTTCGCGTACCGGCGCTTCCGGCAAGGCTTCGACCGGCTCGGCCACAGCATGCAGCGGAATGATTTCGGCGCTGATCGGCGCCACCGGCTCGGGGGCTTCTTCAACGACCGGGGCCGGCTGGTAGATTTCATCCAGCGCCGCAATCAGTTGCGGCTGCTCGGCCGGCGGCAACTGATCAGCCAGCGCAACAAACATTTCTTCGAGCGTGATGATGCTCTGGCGTACGGTTTCCAGACCTTCGATGCTGGCCGGGTGGGCCGAGCCATCGCGCCGCAGCAGGGCATGTTCGAGTGCAATCGACAGGTGATGCAAGGGCATCAGGCCGACCGTGGCGGCAATGCCGCCGAGCGTATGCGCCGCCCGTGTCATCTCGAAGGTGGTCGGTCCGGCGGGAGCAGCCTCCAGTTGTGCGTAGCTGTCGAGCAGGGTCTGCAGATGACCGCGCGCTTCTTCACGGAAGATGTCGTAGAGGGTTGGCGAAGCCGGGGGGGCAGACGGAATTGCCTCATTTTCCGGCGTTGACCGTGGCGCTTCGTCGAGCAGCATTTCTTCGGCGTCGGAGAAGATGATCTCTTCTTCCGGCGCGACGATTTCTTCGGCTTCCTCAATGTCTTCAGGTTCGGCCGGCACCTCTTCCTGAGCAGGGATATCCGACAGCGCGGGCATATCCGAGAGTTCGGGAATTTCCGGCAATTCGAGGACGTCCTCTGCGGCATCAACATCCAGCAGCGGCAGGTCGAGCACGATGGACGTTACGTCTTCCTCGGCTTCCGGCAAGGGCATCGCGATCAGCGTGCTGACGAATTGCTCATCCGGATCGGGCTCGGGCGGTGCAACGACCTCAGGTTCCGGCACAGGCGCTGCCAGCGGCGCGACTTCCGGCAGGGTCTCGACGCCACGCAAGCGAATCGCCTGCGCGACCAGCTCGCTCGGGTCAGGCGCCAGGCCATCACCGCTTTCCAGGTGCTTGACCCACTCGGCAAACAGCGCATGGCCACTGGCGATCATCGCCAGCAGTTCCGGATTGGCCGCCAGATCCTGGCGCAACCACAGATTGAGCGTCTGTTCGAGTTCCCAGGCCGTCTCGCCCAGATCGCGCAAGCCGACCATGCGGCCACTACCCTTCAGGGTGTGCACCGAACGGCGGATGGTGGTCAGGGCCTCGACGTTATGCGGCTCGGCAGCAAGCAGGGCCGACTGCTCGCTGATCGTTGCCAGCACTTCGCCGGCTTCTTCAAGGAAGATCGCCAGC
The DNA window shown above is from Quatrionicoccus australiensis and carries:
- a CDS encoding cryptochrome/photolyase family protein produces the protein MNASKALVWFRRDLRDHDHAALAAAIAAAPQVYCAFVFDTDILDALPTRQDRRVDFIHASLQELDAALRARGGGLIVRHGKASEEIPRLAGQLGVTAVFANRDYEPAAKERDAAVAARLQTQGIAFHACKDQAIFDGDEVLTQAGKPFSVFTPYKNAWLKRLTAADHGIFACAGALTDSGLSGVPPLAEIGFSATDLAAVGIRPGMSGARALWDDFRAGRITRYGALRDFPAVKGVSYLSVHLRFGTISIRELVRTALAQQADVWLSELIWRDFYFMILDRFPHVVGHAFKPAYDAITWADWPAGFAAWCEGRTGYPLVDAAMRQLNYSGWMHNRLRMVVASFLSKDLGLDWRLGERYFAEKLNDFDLSANNGGWQWAASSGCDAQPYFRIFNPVTQSEKFDPDGKFIRRYVPELAAVSNKYIHAPWLMGRLEQESLGVVIGRDYPAPVVDHARAREQTLARYAIVKTSV
- a CDS encoding hybrid sensor histidine kinase/response regulator, producing the protein MSAATEFDLAPLTWVKSEIDLALERAEEALTQYESVADNTQFKFCRTHVHQVHGALSIVGLDGVTQITESLEAALLALEEGNLAADGETVPVLRQAMQAIRQYLDELMAGEPNQPLRLLPAHLALAGLRGTGRAQPSDLFFPDLSLRPPKRAEAVAPLSPEVLQRVLKAERMRYEKGLLSWLTKPAEAEAGRQLMLDALARIEATQDTPAARSFWWAAQAFVEALADPGISTSAGINQVSSRIDLQIRRLLEGSSNVAERLMREALYHVAQAPAELKPLIAQVQSTFELPALVPPVVADASQQPRDAVLRRLREALASTEELWNKVCSGGTASLAGFAEHARAIGGLTEEIGLTDLKRLGQGLAAIANWLQEDSTRYSDTVAMEVATSILLLQNAQENFKRLGTDFAQQVDLMVARLYACIAGRPAAADEEIPLLDEMTRRAQEKLLISQVAREIQNNLAQVEQALDAFFRDPAKAHDLSGLNGQIKQIGGALAMLGHMGAAASLKDCGERIQRFADPDYTPQADDFEAVAQQLSQLGFFVDALPSGEKDFESFIRRLHGEEPVRDEDSDLVAEAVSAPSVETQLAQQARETHALVEALKDAPEDSRLQAELKQNLQSIQKDADLVADHALGETAKAALEALQSGDVASVDVDAALSGLKPQLTEAPQPSAATLLLAQSSHEEIDAELLAIFLEEAGEVLATISEQSALLAAEPHNVEALTTIRRSVHTLKGSGRMVGLRDLGETAWELEQTLNLWLRQDLAANPELLAMIASGHALFAEWVKHLESGDGLAPDPSELVAQAIRLRGVETLPEVAPLAAPVPEPEVVAPPEPDPDEQFVSTLIAMPLPEAEEDVTSIVLDLPLLDVDAAEDVLELPEIPELSDMPALSDIPAQEEVPAEPEDIEEAEEIVAPEEEIIFSDAEEMLLDEAPRSTPENEAIPSAPPASPTLYDIFREEARGHLQTLLDSYAQLEAAPAGPTTFEMTRAAHTLGGIAATVGLMPLHHLSIALEHALLRRDGSAHPASIEGLETVRQSIITLEEMFVALADQLPPAEQPQLIAALDEIYQPAPVVEEAPEPVAPISAEIIPLHAVAEPVEALPEAPVRELPQLTDELDEQLLPIFLEEAADQLRDLTSQLRAWRAEPAAEAPPHAIARLLHTFKGNARMAGAMNLGELTHLLETRFQDLLRSGQPSSAFIDEIENGCDTLEQAVELLRSGPPEEIAAAETSTATADIVQHPAAVHAPAAETDAEHEHGQRATLRVRADLIDRLVNEAGELSIARARIEGEMRSLKGSLLELTENVIRLRRQLREIEIQAEGQIQARVASTPEGEAQFDPLELDRFTRFQELTRFMAESVNDVATVQQNLLKNLDDANAAILAQSRLNRSLQQELMGVRMIPFASQTERLYRIVRQTAKDVGKRANLDIVGGQVEMDRSVLDKMLAPLEHMLRNAVTHGVESLEARQAAGKSDVGEITVALAQEGNEIILTMADDGKGLDAARIRARAEALGLLQPGQTVDDATLYDFIFQPGFSTAEELTQVSGRGVGMDVVKTEVGELGGRIEISSQPGVGTTFRLYLPLTLAVTQTLLVRAGAQQYAVPSTMIEQVLELKDKALAILRDKGAAEWQGNRYPLHYLSHLLGNADAVPEAHRRYWVLLLRSGTQRVAVLIDEMKGNQEVVVKNIGSQLARVVGIAGATVLADGQVVLILNPVALASRLVTASSAPSTVPVAAEPEAGAKRVPTIMVVDDSLTVRKITSRLLNREGYQVVLAKDGVDALEQLIDVLPDVILSDIEMPRMDGFDLLRNIRADDRLKQLPVIMITSRTADKHRNYAESIGANNYLGKPYDEDELLGLIAGYVGAGKA